In one Ornithinimicrobium pratense genomic region, the following are encoded:
- a CDS encoding bifunctional nuclease family protein, with product MKELDVLGVRVEMPTNSPIVLLRERDGQRYVPIWIGAPEATAIAYAQQGVEPPRPLTHDLMVSMIEALGRRLEKVHITKLERDGASSGGIFYADLFFDGGTVLSARPSDAIALALRAATPILAPEELLDEVGVTMAVEEEDEVERFRAFLDNVSAEDFEE from the coding sequence GTGAAAGAGCTCGACGTCCTAGGGGTCCGGGTCGAGATGCCGACCAACAGCCCGATCGTGCTGCTGCGCGAGCGGGACGGGCAGCGTTATGTCCCCATCTGGATCGGAGCCCCGGAAGCCACCGCGATCGCCTACGCCCAGCAGGGTGTGGAGCCGCCACGGCCCCTCACCCACGACCTCATGGTGTCGATGATTGAGGCGCTGGGCCGGCGCCTGGAGAAGGTGCACATCACCAAGCTGGAGCGCGACGGGGCCAGCTCGGGCGGGATCTTCTACGCCGACCTCTTCTTCGACGGTGGCACTGTGCTCTCCGCCCGCCCCTCGGACGCGATCGCCCTGGCGCTGCGCGCGGCGACGCCAATCCTGGCCCCGGAGGAGCTGCTGGACGAGGTGGGAGTCACGATGGCCGTCGAGGAGGAGGACGAGGTCGAACGCTTCCGCGCCTTCCTCGACAACGTCTCGGCCGAGGACTTCGAGGAGTGA
- a CDS encoding GNAT family N-acetyltransferase, with translation MTDYRWAPVSHADLEPWATLVNHLAKVDGTGEFSSVENLAEELDSSHRDPQRDTWAVWDGDRMVADAAVSVPPTPDYEGRARCSVSGGVHPDHRGRGLGSRLLALCEARGRELLAERHPGREAYFSADGQLAGSSARELLTDHGYAVVRHFNHLRRDLDDVADLPPGPAYDDIELLSPGPGHEGATRVAHEQAFTDHWGSGPVAPGPWHERWVSRSARAELSTIAVARGGEHDGQVVAYVLVGQWVDREAYVNLVGTVAAFRGRGLAAACLRRTIGLSAASGDYDVIDLDVDSTSPTGATRLYERLGFHQLRQTAAMRRPVKASA, from the coding sequence ATGACCGACTATCGCTGGGCGCCCGTCTCGCATGCCGACCTGGAGCCGTGGGCAACGCTTGTCAACCACCTCGCCAAGGTCGACGGCACCGGGGAGTTCAGCTCGGTCGAGAACCTCGCGGAGGAGCTGGACAGCAGCCACCGCGACCCTCAGCGAGACACCTGGGCCGTCTGGGACGGGGACCGCATGGTCGCCGACGCGGCGGTGTCCGTCCCACCGACCCCCGACTACGAGGGGCGGGCCCGCTGCTCCGTGTCCGGTGGGGTGCATCCCGACCACCGGGGCCGCGGCCTGGGCAGCCGACTGCTGGCTCTGTGCGAGGCGCGCGGCCGCGAGCTGCTCGCGGAGCGGCACCCGGGACGGGAGGCCTACTTCAGCGCCGACGGCCAGCTCGCCGGTTCCTCAGCCCGCGAGCTGCTCACCGACCACGGGTATGCGGTGGTGCGGCACTTCAACCACCTGCGCCGGGACCTGGACGACGTCGCGGACCTGCCCCCGGGGCCGGCCTACGACGACATCGAGCTGCTCAGCCCCGGCCCCGGGCATGAGGGGGCCACGCGGGTGGCGCATGAGCAGGCGTTCACGGACCACTGGGGATCTGGACCGGTCGCGCCCGGCCCGTGGCACGAGCGCTGGGTCTCCCGGTCCGCCAGGGCAGAGCTGTCCACCATCGCCGTCGCCCGCGGCGGGGAGCACGACGGTCAGGTCGTCGCCTACGTCCTGGTCGGCCAGTGGGTCGACCGCGAGGCCTACGTCAACCTGGTCGGCACGGTCGCCGCGTTCCGCGGTCGTGGCCTGGCGGCGGCCTGTCTGCGCCGCACCATCGGGCTGAGCGCCGCAAGCGGGGACTACGACGTCATCGACCTCGACGTCGACTCCACCAGCCCGACGGGGGCCACTCGGCTCTACGAGCGACTCGGCTTCCACCAGCTGCGGCAGACGGCGGCGATGCGGCGCCCCGTGAAGGCGTCCGCGTGA
- the gcvP gene encoding aminomethyl-transferring glycine dehydrogenase, producing the protein MSTRTSHDQALTPAADADVVVTDDAGPLDTTTLSDFVGRHVGPRQDDVASMLQTLGYDSLEALVDAAVPPAIRSTEPLSIEASPSEHAVIAELRQLASRNQVLTSMIGLGYYGTQTPPVVKRNILENPAWYTAYTPYQPEISQGRLEALLNYQTMVSDLTGLAIANASLLDEGTAAAEAMAVMRRTSKVAQDAVLVVDKDLLPQTLDVVTTRATPLGIDVVAADLEQVGDADALRSLAGDRDVFGVLVQYPGADGQIRDWQALAEAAHEVGALVTAAADLLALTLLAPPGEWGADVAVGTTQRFGVPMGYGGPHAGYLSVRRGLERTLPGRLVGVSKDDDGNTAYRLALQTREQHIRREKATSNITTAQVLLAVMAGMYAVWHGPDGLRRIALETHAKARALAEALTSGGLELGVDRYFDTLTVKTPGKAAEVLAAALDTGINLWQVDEDTVLLSADEVTTLADLRAVADAFGVPAPESIATVEAPEWGRLTRTPEQTYLTHPVFNTYKSETAMLRYIRSLSDKDFALDRGMIPLGSCTMKLNSTTEMEPVTWPEFSALHPFAPLDQTEGSRELVRQLSEWLEEITGYDKVSMQPNAGSQGEFAGLLAIRKYHLANGDDQRTICLIPSSAHGTNAASAVMAGLKVVVVKSTSEGEVDLEDLRAKVDKHRAEVAALMVTYPSTHGVYEDTITELCEMVHEAGGQVYLDGANLNAMMGIAKPGEFGADVSHLNLHKTFTIPHGGGGPGVGPIGVRSHLAPYLPNHPLITDAGPDTGVGAISAAPYGSASILPISWAYIRLVGGAGLTRSSQVAVLNANYIARRLHEHYPVLYTGADDLVAHECILDLRGLTKETGVTVDDVAKRLIDYGFHAPTMSFPVAGTLMVEPTESEDKAELDRFIEAMVAIRAEMDEAAEDGVEGSVLRGAPHTAVSLAGDWGHRYDRMTAAYPQGVDPTRKYWPPVRRIDGVYGDRNLVTTCPPPQTGQG; encoded by the coding sequence ATGAGTACGCGCACGAGCCACGACCAGGCACTGACCCCCGCCGCGGACGCCGACGTCGTCGTGACCGACGACGCCGGCCCTCTCGACACCACCACCTTGTCCGACTTCGTTGGCCGCCACGTCGGCCCGCGGCAGGACGACGTCGCATCGATGCTGCAGACGCTGGGCTACGACAGCCTGGAGGCGCTCGTCGACGCCGCCGTCCCGCCGGCCATCCGCTCGACCGAGCCGTTGTCCATCGAGGCTTCGCCCAGCGAGCATGCGGTCATCGCCGAGCTGCGCCAGCTGGCCTCCCGCAACCAGGTCCTCACCTCGATGATCGGCCTGGGCTACTACGGCACGCAGACGCCGCCGGTGGTCAAGCGCAACATCCTGGAGAACCCCGCCTGGTACACCGCCTACACCCCCTACCAGCCGGAGATCTCCCAGGGTCGGCTCGAGGCGCTGCTCAACTACCAGACGATGGTGAGCGACCTCACCGGGCTGGCTATCGCCAATGCGTCCCTGCTCGACGAGGGCACCGCGGCCGCTGAGGCGATGGCGGTCATGCGGCGCACCAGCAAGGTCGCCCAGGACGCCGTGCTGGTCGTCGACAAGGACCTGCTGCCGCAGACCCTCGACGTGGTCACCACCCGCGCTACCCCGCTGGGCATCGACGTGGTCGCCGCGGACCTGGAGCAGGTCGGCGACGCCGACGCGCTGCGCTCGCTCGCCGGTGACCGGGACGTCTTCGGCGTGCTGGTCCAGTACCCGGGCGCAGACGGCCAGATCCGGGACTGGCAGGCGTTGGCCGAGGCCGCGCACGAGGTCGGCGCTCTGGTCACGGCGGCCGCGGACCTGCTGGCGCTGACCCTGCTGGCGCCCCCTGGTGAGTGGGGCGCCGACGTCGCGGTCGGCACCACCCAGCGGTTCGGGGTGCCGATGGGCTACGGCGGCCCGCACGCCGGCTATCTGAGCGTGCGCCGGGGCCTGGAGCGCACCTTGCCCGGCCGCCTGGTGGGCGTGAGCAAGGACGATGACGGCAACACCGCATACCGGCTGGCTCTGCAGACCCGCGAGCAGCACATCCGTCGTGAGAAGGCGACCTCCAACATCACCACCGCACAGGTGCTGCTCGCCGTCATGGCCGGCATGTATGCCGTGTGGCACGGCCCGGACGGGCTGCGGCGGATCGCGCTGGAGACGCACGCCAAGGCCAGGGCGTTGGCCGAGGCGCTGACCTCCGGCGGTCTGGAACTGGGTGTCGACCGCTACTTCGACACCCTGACGGTCAAGACTCCCGGCAAGGCCGCCGAGGTGCTGGCCGCGGCCCTGGACACCGGGATCAACCTCTGGCAGGTCGACGAGGACACCGTCCTGCTGTCCGCCGACGAGGTGACCACCCTGGCGGACCTGCGGGCCGTCGCCGACGCGTTCGGCGTGCCGGCCCCAGAGTCGATCGCCACGGTCGAGGCGCCCGAGTGGGGCAGGCTGACCCGGACCCCGGAGCAGACCTACCTGACCCATCCTGTGTTCAACACCTACAAGAGCGAGACCGCGATGCTGCGCTACATCCGCAGCCTCTCCGACAAGGACTTCGCCCTCGACCGGGGCATGATCCCGCTGGGGTCGTGCACGATGAAGCTCAACTCGACCACGGAGATGGAGCCCGTGACGTGGCCCGAGTTCAGCGCGTTGCACCCCTTTGCCCCCCTGGACCAGACCGAGGGCTCCCGCGAGCTGGTTCGCCAGCTGAGCGAGTGGCTGGAAGAGATCACCGGCTATGACAAGGTGTCGATGCAGCCCAACGCCGGCTCGCAGGGCGAGTTCGCTGGGCTGCTGGCGATCCGCAAGTACCATCTCGCCAACGGCGACGACCAGCGCACCATCTGCCTGATCCCCTCCAGCGCGCACGGCACGAACGCCGCCAGCGCGGTGATGGCCGGGCTGAAGGTGGTCGTGGTCAAGAGCACCTCCGAGGGCGAGGTCGACCTGGAGGACCTGCGGGCCAAGGTCGACAAGCACCGCGCCGAGGTGGCCGCGCTCATGGTCACCTACCCCTCCACGCACGGCGTCTACGAGGACACCATCACCGAGCTGTGCGAGATGGTGCACGAGGCGGGCGGCCAGGTCTACCTGGACGGCGCGAACCTCAACGCGATGATGGGCATCGCCAAGCCGGGGGAGTTCGGGGCCGACGTGTCCCACCTCAACCTGCACAAGACGTTCACCATCCCGCACGGCGGCGGCGGTCCCGGCGTGGGCCCCATCGGCGTACGTTCGCACCTGGCGCCCTACCTGCCCAACCACCCGCTGATCACCGACGCCGGCCCGGACACCGGGGTGGGGGCGATCTCGGCGGCCCCCTACGGCTCGGCGAGCATCCTGCCGATCTCCTGGGCCTACATCCGCCTGGTCGGCGGCGCCGGGTTGACCCGGTCCTCCCAGGTCGCGGTGCTCAACGCCAACTACATCGCCAGGCGGCTGCACGAGCACTACCCGGTGCTCTACACCGGCGCCGACGACCTGGTCGCCCACGAGTGCATCCTGGACCTGCGCGGGCTGACCAAGGAGACGGGCGTCACCGTCGACGACGTGGCCAAGCGGCTGATCGACTACGGCTTCCATGCGCCGACGATGTCCTTCCCGGTCGCCGGGACGCTCATGGTCGAGCCGACCGAGTCCGAGGACAAGGCCGAGCTGGACCGGTTCATCGAGGCAATGGTCGCGATCCGCGCCGAGATGGACGAGGCCGCCGAGGACGGTGTGGAGGGCAGTGTCCTGCGCGGCGCCCCGCACACCGCGGTCAGCCTGGCCGGGGACTGGGGCCACCGTTATGACCGGATGACCGCCGCCTACCCGCAGGGCGTGGACCCGACCCGCAAGTACTGGCCGCCGGTGCGCCGCATCGACGGGGTCTACGGCGACCGCAACCTGGTGACCACCTGTCCTCCGCCGCAGACCGGCCAGGGCTGA
- the tpx gene encoding thiol peroxidase, producing MATTTFKETPVHTVGELPEVGTEAPDFLLVGTDLAEVSSADLRGRRVVLNIFPSVDTGVCAASVHRFNEIAAGLDNTTVVCASHDLPFALKRFCGAEGIEDVVSASGFRSSFGDDYGVRMLDGPLEGLLARAVVVVDTDGSVLHTQLVPAIGEEPDYDAAVEILGGAVSAEGSASSS from the coding sequence ATGGCCACAACGACCTTCAAGGAGACCCCCGTCCACACGGTCGGCGAACTGCCCGAGGTGGGCACCGAGGCACCAGACTTCCTCCTCGTCGGCACCGACCTGGCCGAGGTGAGCAGCGCCGACCTGCGCGGCCGCCGCGTGGTCCTCAACATCTTCCCCAGCGTCGACACCGGCGTGTGCGCCGCTTCGGTGCACCGCTTCAACGAGATCGCCGCCGGTCTGGACAACACCACGGTGGTCTGCGCCTCGCACGACCTGCCGTTCGCGCTGAAGCGGTTCTGTGGCGCGGAAGGCATCGAGGACGTCGTCTCGGCGTCCGGCTTCCGCAGCAGCTTCGGGGACGACTACGGCGTGCGGATGCTGGACGGCCCGTTGGAAGGGCTGCTGGCTCGGGCCGTGGTCGTGGTCGACACCGACGGCAGCGTGCTGCACACCCAGTTGGTGCCGGCGATTGGCGAGGAGCCGGACTACGACGCGGCCGTCGAGATCCTGGGCGGCGCCGTGTCCGCTGAGGGCTCGGCCTCCTCCAGTTGA
- a CDS encoding MerR family transcriptional regulator produces MSSAAGAEQPGRSTDGVSIGAVLRELHEDFPDLSQSKIRYLETEGLISPERRASGYRLFTRADIARLRFILTAQRDRFWPHKVIKDALDRLDRGLDVPGLTTPSEAAADEGTPVAAPPAEASPDQGASLGDLSAAALRRRRSIRLTPLELRERTGLDQGTYAQLKAFGLLRLDATGRHHADDLDVATAAAALSDYGLEARHLRLFRVAADREVGLTQQILEPLRRRHARTGRGADPADVEAELLAHSLALHVALVRAGLSQSR; encoded by the coding sequence GTGAGCTCGGCCGCTGGCGCCGAGCAGCCCGGCCGCAGCACCGACGGGGTCTCTATCGGCGCCGTCCTGCGCGAGCTGCATGAGGACTTCCCCGACCTGTCCCAGTCCAAGATCCGCTACCTGGAGACCGAGGGGCTGATCAGCCCGGAGCGACGGGCCTCCGGCTACCGACTGTTCACCCGAGCAGACATCGCCCGCCTGCGGTTCATCCTCACCGCCCAGCGGGACCGGTTCTGGCCGCACAAGGTGATCAAGGACGCCCTGGACCGGCTGGACCGCGGCCTCGACGTGCCCGGTCTGACCACGCCGTCCGAGGCGGCTGCCGATGAGGGGACCCCCGTCGCGGCCCCCCCGGCCGAGGCTTCCCCTGATCAGGGGGCCAGCCTGGGCGACCTCAGCGCCGCCGCCCTGCGGCGGCGGCGGTCCATCCGGCTGACCCCCCTGGAGCTGCGCGAGCGCACCGGTCTGGACCAGGGGACCTATGCCCAGCTCAAGGCCTTCGGCCTGCTGCGCCTCGACGCCACGGGTCGGCACCACGCCGACGACCTGGACGTGGCCACCGCCGCCGCGGCCCTGTCCGACTACGGCCTCGAGGCCCGCCACCTACGCCTGTTCCGCGTCGCCGCCGACCGTGAGGTCGGCCTGACGCAGCAGATCCTGGAGCCGCTGCGCCGTCGGCACGCCCGGACGGGGCGGGGTGCGGACCCCGCCGACGTCGAGGCCGAGCTGTTGGCCCACTCGCTGGCGCTGCACGTGGCGCTGGTGCGTGCTGGTCTGTCCCAGAGCCGCTGA
- a CDS encoding OsmC family protein, whose protein sequence is MADDAPRSVSLTRTGPLTFQATNDRGGTVTMSSGGTADFTPVELLLAAMAGCSAVDIDLLTTRLAEPDSFTLSAAGEKLRDEDGNHMGPITITVSVTFPEGEAGAAARERLPDAVAKSRDRLCTVSRTVQLPTPVTYRID, encoded by the coding sequence ATGGCTGACGACGCACCGCGCTCGGTGTCGCTGACCCGCACCGGACCTCTGACCTTCCAGGCGACCAACGACCGGGGAGGCACGGTGACCATGTCGTCCGGCGGCACCGCGGACTTCACCCCGGTCGAGCTGCTGCTCGCGGCGATGGCCGGCTGCTCAGCGGTCGACATCGACCTGCTCACCACGCGGCTGGCCGAGCCGGACAGTTTCACCCTGTCCGCGGCGGGGGAGAAGCTGCGCGACGAGGACGGCAACCACATGGGGCCGATCACCATCACCGTCTCGGTGACCTTCCCCGAGGGTGAGGCCGGGGCCGCGGCCCGGGAGCGGCTGCCGGACGCCGTGGCCAAGTCTCGCGACCGGCTCTGCACGGTCTCCCGCACTGTCCAGCTCCCGACGCCGGTCACCTACCGGATCGACTAG
- a CDS encoding alpha/beta fold hydrolase, whose amino-acid sequence MTGQPLGETRIGDSGPWVVFCHGLFGRGKNFTSAAKALQPDFRSLLLDMPDHGTSPWTDEFDYGHAAELVAHHLREGVAADGPVHVVGHSMGGKIAMTLALIAPDLVDRLVVVDISPTGSSGASEFAHYLDSLARIELAALRSHGDADRALAQDVPQPYLRGFLLQNLRRDRETKTFDWQPNLHLLRRDLDTITGDIPHGGRTFEGPVLWMAGGRSDYVTDEQGPVMRQLFPKAVQVTIKDAGHWVHSQEPDAFVATLRYFLQRQG is encoded by the coding sequence GTGACGGGTCAGCCGCTGGGGGAGACCCGAATCGGTGACTCTGGCCCCTGGGTCGTCTTCTGCCACGGCCTGTTCGGCCGGGGCAAGAACTTCACCAGCGCGGCCAAGGCCCTGCAGCCGGACTTCCGCAGCCTGCTGCTCGACATGCCCGATCACGGCACCTCGCCGTGGACCGATGAGTTCGACTACGGGCACGCTGCGGAGCTGGTCGCCCACCACCTGCGCGAGGGCGTGGCCGCGGACGGGCCGGTGCACGTGGTCGGCCACTCCATGGGCGGCAAGATCGCGATGACCCTGGCGCTGATCGCCCCCGATCTGGTCGACCGGCTCGTCGTGGTCGACATCTCGCCGACGGGCAGCTCCGGGGCCTCCGAGTTCGCCCACTACCTGGACTCCCTGGCCCGGATCGAGCTCGCCGCCCTGCGCAGCCACGGCGACGCCGACCGTGCCCTGGCCCAGGACGTCCCGCAGCCCTACCTGCGCGGCTTCCTGCTGCAGAACCTGCGCCGCGACCGGGAGACCAAGACCTTCGACTGGCAGCCCAACCTGCACCTGCTGCGGCGCGACCTGGACACGATCACCGGCGACATCCCGCACGGGGGCCGCACCTTCGAGGGGCCGGTGCTGTGGATGGCCGGTGGCCGTTCGGACTACGTCACCGACGAGCAGGGTCCCGTGATGCGTCAGCTCTTCCCCAAGGCGGTGCAGGTGACGATCAAGGACGCCGGGCACTGGGTGCACTCCCAGGAGCCGGACGCCTTCGTCGCCACCCTGCGCTACTTCCTGCAGCGCCAAGGCTGA
- a CDS encoding glutamate--cysteine ligase, with the protein MGQEVSHSEFTREQRQSFRAKVLADLDAFEQMLEGSRFDFTRPQMGLEIELNLVHESDLSPALCNREVLDELDEGDFQSEVGRYNIEMNVPPRPMAGDQAVRLERWLSQSIRRAGDAARPHQARVAAIGIVPTLTPEVFDRPWLSDGVRYQALNDSLIRERGEGLELDIIGPSGESICSYHDTIGPLSGCTSVQLHQQVTPQDFPVYWNAACVISGLQVAIGANSPYLFGKQLWAETRIPLFTQMTDTRSVELKYQGVRPRAYFGRNWITSIFDLFEENVQSFPALLPESSQEDAQAILASGGVPSLTDLKLHNGTVWRWNRPIYDTSQGVPHLRVENRVLPAGPSVVDMVANACFYYGLLEAATSSGRPIWTKMSFQDADHNFREAATHGIAAIQRWPGLGKIRATDLIEEHLLSVADDGLSALGLRREVRSHFLSIIEGRCRTRTNGASWQVAVVRAHEAAGYSREEALQEMFRLYLDHSEDNLPVHTWGVPEVAPKAD; encoded by the coding sequence ATGGGCCAAGAGGTGAGTCACAGCGAGTTCACTCGGGAGCAGCGACAGAGCTTCCGTGCCAAGGTGCTGGCCGACCTGGACGCCTTCGAGCAGATGCTGGAGGGCAGCCGCTTCGACTTCACCCGCCCGCAGATGGGGCTGGAGATCGAGCTCAACCTCGTGCATGAGTCGGACCTTTCGCCGGCCCTGTGCAACCGGGAGGTGCTGGACGAGCTCGACGAGGGCGACTTCCAGTCCGAGGTCGGTCGCTACAACATCGAGATGAATGTCCCGCCGCGGCCGATGGCGGGCGACCAGGCGGTGCGCCTGGAGCGGTGGCTGTCGCAGTCGATCCGGCGGGCGGGAGACGCGGCCCGGCCCCACCAGGCCCGGGTCGCCGCCATCGGGATCGTGCCCACCCTGACCCCTGAGGTCTTCGACCGGCCGTGGCTCAGCGACGGGGTGCGCTACCAGGCCCTGAACGACTCCCTCATCCGCGAGCGCGGGGAGGGCTTGGAGCTGGACATCATCGGCCCGAGCGGAGAGTCGATCTGCAGCTACCACGACACCATCGGTCCCTTGTCAGGATGCACCAGCGTGCAGCTGCACCAGCAGGTCACCCCCCAAGACTTCCCGGTCTACTGGAACGCCGCCTGCGTCATCTCCGGTCTGCAGGTGGCGATCGGGGCCAACTCGCCCTACCTGTTCGGCAAGCAGCTGTGGGCCGAGACCCGCATCCCGCTGTTCACCCAGATGACCGACACCCGTTCGGTGGAGCTGAAGTACCAAGGGGTGCGGCCCCGCGCCTACTTCGGGCGCAACTGGATCACCTCGATCTTCGACCTGTTCGAGGAGAACGTCCAATCCTTCCCGGCCCTGCTGCCGGAGAGCTCCCAGGAGGACGCCCAGGCCATCCTGGCCTCGGGCGGGGTGCCGTCGCTGACCGACCTCAAGCTGCACAACGGCACAGTCTGGCGGTGGAACCGGCCGATCTACGACACCAGCCAAGGGGTGCCCCACCTGCGAGTGGAGAACCGCGTGCTGCCCGCCGGCCCGTCCGTGGTCGACATGGTGGCCAACGCCTGCTTCTACTACGGGCTCCTGGAGGCCGCGACCTCCAGCGGGCGGCCGATCTGGACCAAGATGAGCTTCCAGGACGCGGACCACAACTTTCGCGAGGCGGCCACCCACGGCATCGCCGCGATCCAGCGCTGGCCGGGCCTGGGCAAGATCCGGGCTACCGATCTCATCGAGGAGCACCTGCTCTCGGTCGCCGACGACGGCCTGTCTGCGCTCGGCCTGCGCCGTGAGGTCCGCAGCCACTTCCTGTCCATCATCGAGGGCCGCTGCCGCACCCGGACCAACGGCGCCAGCTGGCAGGTCGCGGTGGTGCGGGCCCACGAGGCGGCCGGCTACTCCCGGGAGGAGGCGCTGCAGGAGATGTTCAGGCTCTACTTGGACCACAGCGAGGACAACCTGCCGGTCCACACCTGGGGGGTCCCGGAGGTCGCGCCTAAGGCAGACTAG
- a CDS encoding L-threonylcarbamoyladenylate synthase has translation MARFVDIHPVDPQPRLIQQVANILREGGLAAFPTDACYTLGARLGDPAAKQRIVDIRRLDDRHHFTLMCADFSQMGQFVQVDNTVFRAVKATTPGSYTFILPATKEVPRRLLHPRKKTVGVRIPDSPIAHALLAEMGEPLLTSTLLLPGEDEPLGYGWEVKERLDHVVDVVIDGDQTGCEPTTVVDFSAGQVEVVREGSGDPAPFQ, from the coding sequence ATGGCGCGCTTCGTGGACATCCACCCGGTCGACCCCCAGCCCCGGCTCATCCAGCAGGTGGCCAACATCCTGCGCGAGGGTGGGCTGGCTGCCTTCCCGACCGACGCCTGCTACACGCTGGGTGCCCGGCTGGGTGACCCGGCCGCCAAGCAGCGGATCGTGGACATCCGTCGCCTCGACGACCGGCACCACTTCACGCTGATGTGTGCGGACTTCTCGCAGATGGGGCAGTTCGTGCAGGTAGACAACACCGTCTTCCGCGCGGTGAAGGCCACCACGCCGGGCAGCTACACCTTCATCCTGCCGGCCACCAAGGAGGTGCCCCGTCGCCTGTTGCACCCGAGGAAGAAGACCGTCGGGGTGCGCATCCCGGACAGCCCGATCGCGCACGCCCTGCTCGCCGAGATGGGGGAGCCGCTGCTGACCAGCACCTTGCTCCTGCCGGGGGAGGATGAGCCCCTGGGTTACGGCTGGGAGGTCAAGGAGCGCCTCGACCACGTCGTCGACGTGGTCATCGACGGTGACCAGACGGGGTGCGAACCGACCACGGTAGTGGACTTCTCGGCGGGGCAGGTCGAGGTGGTCCGTGAGGGCTCGGGGGATCCAGCGCCCTTCCAGTGA
- a CDS encoding MerR family transcriptional regulator, translated as MRGGPVNAGVDAPGGTERQVPSQGLLFTQDIPALDESIGYRGPTACGAAGVTYRQLDYWARTGLVEPSVRNPSGSGTQRLYSFRDILVLKIIKRLLDTGVSLQQIRVAVTALRERGVQDLAGIMLMSDGASVYECTSDDEVIDLMRGGQGVFGIAVGSVWREVEGQLAELPSERTGQVSGEHHPGDELSARRRARKTS; from the coding sequence ATGCGAGGAGGACCGGTGAACGCTGGCGTTGATGCCCCCGGTGGCACCGAGCGGCAGGTCCCTTCCCAGGGGCTGCTGTTCACCCAGGACATCCCCGCACTGGACGAGAGCATCGGCTACCGCGGGCCCACAGCCTGCGGCGCGGCGGGCGTGACCTACCGACAGCTGGACTACTGGGCCCGCACCGGCCTGGTCGAGCCCTCGGTGCGCAATCCCTCCGGGTCCGGCACGCAGCGGCTCTACAGCTTCCGCGACATCTTGGTGCTGAAGATCATCAAGCGCCTGCTCGACACCGGGGTCTCGCTGCAACAGATCCGGGTAGCCGTGACCGCGCTGCGTGAGCGGGGCGTGCAAGACCTGGCCGGGATCATGCTGATGAGCGACGGTGCCAGCGTCTATGAGTGCACTAGCGACGATGAGGTCATCGACCTGATGCGTGGGGGTCAGGGCGTCTTCGGCATCGCCGTGGGCAGCGTGTGGCGCGAGGTCGAGGGCCAGCTCGCTGAGCTGCCCAGCGAGCGGACCGGCCAGGTTTCGGGCGAGCACCACCCCGGCGATGAGCTCTCGGCGCGTCGCCGCGCCCGCAAGACCTCCTGA